aaacccaaacataacATGAACTAAGAACTCTGGCATGCAAAAATTCATTATTTATTCGTAACATACAGCACAAAAGATGCCACACTTTTCTTCCGAGAGCATTATAAAAATGCAAACAGCACACTTTTTTGTGTGTTACCTACTAGTGAAACGCAGAAACTAAAGAGACTGAGAGCAACAACATTTAAGAGCAGCAACTAACAAAGTTCCACAGAACgacctcctgcctgcagaggcaTCTTTTCTTTAGGTCTCGTACTGTAACATTTCCCTTGATGGTCCACAAGATCGCCTTCTCCCCAAATTAGGTTATCCGCGCTACaatgaggaggaagagatgtCATCTGTTACACATTTGCAACAACCATTAAACAATAATGGTCTTGTGGTAAACAGAATCTCTCACATGAAACAAATTCAAgcattgttgttgtttttttccatagAAGAGTCAATCCAGCAAGCAAAGTGCCAAATACATCACCCCACAtaaactgctgctttctgaagtAATACAATTTCGTACCATTGTAGCAGTCTCCTGAAGTTGCAGCTCTTAACAAGCTGGCTGAAAGGTGTTCAGAGTTGTGTTCCAGTGGAAGAGCTGGGCTATACCAGCTTGAGGTGGAGCTGTTGCCCGGTCTATGTCCCACGGACACAGCACTTAACCTAAACCACCGCTCTGAGTTAGCCAACCACAGTACCCACAACACCAGGTCTTCTGTTATTCCGACTTCCGAGAGGGACACAGACACCACAGCAACGGCCTGAAGAGAGCCTGTGCCACCAAGAAGGAGGGACAGCGAAACACGGCGTCCTTAACAGCCTCTACAGTATTTACGAGTCTCACCCGTTTGAACTACTGCAACGAGGAAATCCCTCGGCTACTCCAGGCTAATTTCACCGACAACAACAGCCAAGCTAATCCCCTAAACCACCGCCGGCAGGAGCCGTTTTCCTTCCTTAAAGCTTCATGGCGGGCCATTGTTGGAAGTGCTGTTTACACTGACTCCAGCAGGTTAGCGGCCATTTGAAAGGCCGAGGATGGTCTCCGGGAGGGCCGATCTCCAGATTACTGCCCCTGGCCTGACCCCAGTACTCAGGTCCTCTTTCCCCAGCCAGACAGCGTCTGCCTCCCAAAATCCCGATCTAAGAGGCTGCCAATGCTCCAGCGACTGTGCGCCTCAGCCAGCGTTTGCAGGCTTGTGAAAGAGGTCAGGTGAGGCGAGGGCCggcagctgagggagggagCGAGCCCCTTCCCCTGTCAACACCGCGGTCCTACAGACATACAAATTGCTCTTAACTCAGTAGTCCTAACGTCCTAGAAGCTTTCACATACGAGAATAAACAACTTCAAAATCCTCCCCTCACCCTAACTTGGATAAAAACggggaaagagaaggacagAATGACCCCAGGAtagaagagcagaggaaggcCTAAACAaggaacagaaaaataaaaaaacagtTACTCACAATCATCTAAGTCATCCTGCAAATCCACAAAATACAAAGGGATCCCTACAAACAAAAACAGAAGAGAGATACCGGAGGGTTGGTTTCGGAAGACCAcggcaagggcagcagcagccccgggTGAGCCGCCCCAGCGCCCCCCTCTCCCGCCTGCCTGCCGGTCTCCACTTACCGGCCATCTTGGAATGGACAtgggcgaggaggaggaggggaacgGGACGGCAAAGGGAGGAGCCGCCTGTACTTCCTGCCCACAGGTCAGTCCCCGCGCAGTCGAAACGCGACCAGTTTAATAAACAACCGCCACTGAAGAACGAATCGCCCCTTCAGCGGCCGCCATCGCCTCCAGAGAGTGAAGAGAGCCGCGGCCGGAGGGGGTGCAGTCAGGTGACTCCGGTGGGCCGCCCAAGATGGCGTCGCGTCCGCGGAGCCTGAGGAGGAAGGTTTACTGGTAACCACGGCGTGGGGGAGGCGGGGGGCTGCCCCCGCAGGCCTCGGCTGTACGTGTGCCTCGGCGAGGGCTATGATCGTTCTGCGCGGCGTCTCAGGCGCTCGTTAAAAGCGCAGTCTGCACGGCCATggctctgagggagctgaaagtTTGCCTTCTGGGGGTAAGTGCTCCGCTGCTAGCTCTTCGCGGGGCCCTGGTGTGGGCCTGGGACGATGGGAGGAAGGCTGCCAGTCTGAAAGGTTCTCTCTGGTGGGAGAGAGACAGTGCCTAAACTCTGGAGAGGCTCTGGGTGCAAGGATTCCTTTTCTGGGCGAAGGGTGGGCCTCGCCCTGGCGGCGCTGCCGGCGCGCCCCTTCTGTCCAGCTCAGTGCCCCTGAAGAGAGCGGGCAGCCGGAAGGGCCTTCTCCCGTGCCGGGGCGGGTGGGACGCTCTCCAGAGGGGCACTATCGCGCCTCTTTTTTTACTACTGTTTCTCTTACTAAAAAAAGAGAGGACGTACAAACACCCAGagtgttttcctcctttttcgcAAGCGGTTTCGGGCTGGGAATTGACAAAATAACTAAAAACACCTGAACTCAACTCGCGGGGGAGGGGCCTGAACTTCGTGTAACGGAGTGGGCTTTCAGAGTGTTCTAAGTGTGGTAGATGGTGGAAGAAACAAACGTTAAGCAAACTGGTGTAGAACTTAAGTAAAAACTAAGGCTCTGAAGCTATATGTTGGTTTGGTCTGAGGGCTTCACTGGGGAGCCTTACTTTGAGTAGGTGGCGTTTTCTTCAACTGTGTCGTAGAGTATGACAGGCACAATTGTGTTCTGCTTCTCAATGGTCACATTGCCCTTCAGTGGGAAAagttagctgctgctgtgctctttgcgTTATGAAGGTATTTGAGGTAACTACTacttgctgtctgtgtttaCCTGACCCGAGAAATCTTCTGTCATGTAAGAAGGCAAACACCCAGGAAAACTGGTCTTTGAGCCCCCAGAACCAGGAACTATATCTGTGTTTTCGTTAGCAACTTTTGCTCTACTACAAGCATGATAACATACAGAACTGAGAGAACGTTTTTTCCTTGAGAGAAAAACcactagaaaagaaaaatacaagcatatatattaTACCCAAACTTAAAACAACATTTAGAAAATCCAATAAAAAGCATGGAGGGGACATAAAACTTCATTTACAGTGAAGGAGTTcctcacattttttttccttaaaatctTAATGGCTCTAGGGATGTAAAGCAAAAAGTCTGTCATCACCTGTCTTAATggggtgactttattgtggcctttcagtgtctgaagggggcttacaaaaaacctggagaaggacttttcagggtatcagggagtgacaggacatgggggaatggagcgaagctggagattggtaggttcaggctggacgtgagaaggaagttcttcatcatgagagtggtgagaccctggaatgacttgcctagggaggtggttgaggactcatccctggaggtgtttaagggcaggctggagggggctctggccagcctgctctagggtagagtgtccctgctcatggtaggggggttggaactaaatcatccttgtggtcttttccaaccctgactgatttgaTGATTCAATAATTAAGTGATCATTTAAAAATGTCCACCTGCTATTGAGAACAGTTTATGGTTAATAGTTTGTTTCATTCCTAAATaggcctttttttcttctttttaaagtaTGTAGTCAGTGGTGCAAATACATACGTGACCCTGAATTTTCATGTTATATTTCCTCTTTTACCATTTATAGCTCTGTAGTGTTGCATTAGAAACATGTTTCAGGTGTGTCACAGAAGAAACTTTTAAGTCTTTCATTAAGTGGGGTGGGACACGTTAGTCAGAGTTTGAAATGTGTGTGTCACACTTGTGTAATTTACTGTGCACCATTGGCTTGCAAATATGGAGTACCATACTCAATTGCTGTTCTTGTTTAAATGCAGTTTGTGCatagctttgaaaaaaaaacaacttggaAGAACTGATAAATATCATGAATGCAGATTTGTATAGTCTTTCGTAACAAAGTTGTAACATGTTTTTTTTACAAAATAGGAACTTATCAGAGGCTTTTCACTTTTCTATGGAATTATTCTAATACCTAAAGTACTTCTCTAACTGAAATTTCCCGCAGGACCTTGTTGTTTATGTACAGTGCATTGCAAGATTTGAGAACAAATCGAATCATCTGTTTATGGTAACTAATATCTCTTTCAACTgttactgtttgttttttttaggaCACTGGTGTGGGCAAATCGAGTATTGTGTGGAGATTTGTAGAAGATAGCTTTGATCCCAACATCAATCCAACAATAGGGTAAGAAAGAAGCTAAATTGTATGAATAAATTATGCTATAGATGCTTCTGTTAAAGGAGCAGTATGCTTTTCTCATGCATGATTCCTTAATTTCAAAGTCTAATTATAATACAACTACATGTTGATTTTTCTAAGGCTTTCTTAGAAAGAGAGACAATAAAAGGTCTCCAGGTTTTTGGAGGTAGTTAACATACTAATTCATGCTGTAGCTCTCTTTGCAGATTATTGCATATAGGTGTATAGCATAAGAAGTACACACTACTACGTGATTGGTTTCAAAGGTAAGATTATTTGGAAGTTGAGCCTCATAACAGCAATATTATTGAGCTCAGAAGCAATTCTTTACTTATAGGAGAACATGACTTCCCTTGATGCTGAAAAGCATGTATGTGAGGGGATGTCAAAACAACTTCCTGTTTCAGGTGGCACACAGGCTCTACTACAGCTTTGACCAAAAAGAGCATGCTGATAAAGATCAGTTGCGTCTCAACCTGCCCTAAGAAATGGAGTTCCCATGAGTTATCTCTTCCCCACTACATCTCTTctttttagtgtaaatatttaaCAGAAGTGGCCTTTGAGATAGATTGTGAAATAGCTTTCTTGGGCCTTCAAGGACTGAACATTTTTAGTTAATGGCAAGTTAGCTACAGGTTCTTTTTTGGAGGCCCGTGAAACTCATGTTCACTTACTTAAGTGAGCAAGTTGTCTTAAATGTGTAAGTTCAGGTTGTATATTAAAGTTCAGACCTACTGCCCATTGTGACATTAACTGAGAGAAAAACTTTAGATGGACAGTAGTGAAAgatttggttggttttcttaTTACCAGCAGTGTTTGAGAAGTTGATTAGACAACAGTCTGTTAATTAGTCAGCTAATATGGGTGGTATCTGCAGTGGCCCAAATTCAGCCATTGTGTGTAGCttgatttctttctgtttttttaattttgtgCTTGATGCAACACCTACTTATTTGAAGACAGGAAACCAGAGAGAATCACCTGCATGTGTCTTCCCAGTGGAATGTCTGTAACAGATGCATGTAATAATTTAAGGGCCTTTTAGAAGATGCTAGACATTGTGGTAACGAGGCTACTGTGTAGAATAGAATTTGCCTTCATGGCTTTAATGACAGTACTGGGATTATTGTACTTTCTTGAACTGACAGACTAAAACTTTATCTTTTAGCAGTCATAACAAAATCACAGGTTCTAACAAGAAATGGTCAGAAGATTGGTATCATGGTAGCTTGCTATAGTAGTATAAATGAAAACCTGCCCAATTGTGGGGCTGTCTGAAGCTCCAGTAAGATACAGTCCCAAAATTTtaagaaaattaattttgaaaCTTTTTTCTAGATCTTGTTTTTATTTCCTAATTGACACTAGGAAGTATAAAGGACAAAGTAAGGATTTGAGAGAAGTTTTGAGCATCTTGTGAAGTGAAAGCTGAGAACGTTTCTGCATTTGCTTCTGGGATTTTGAGTTCATGTGATACAATCGTATGTTTCCTGACATGTTTACATTTATCTTAAAATTGTCTCAGCAGTCAGTTTATTGTCATGTGTGTCTGTCATTCAAGTTCAATCTTTGACAGCTGTAGAAACTGTCAAAATGTCTTCTCAGGATGCTGAGGACACATTCTGCGTTGCTTGACCAGCATATATCTATCTTTAGGTACTGCGGAACATGTAATGTTTCCTTGTAGCATTAAAAAGGAATCATGAATATGTAACTACTTTCAGGTGCACCTTGTTTGTGTGGTTACAGTGATTACCTAGGAGAGGCAAATAGGAAATTTAAtggaaaatgtatttttcttacTTGTAGTCCTTGAGGACAGCcctgctttagaaccttttaACACACAAATTATTTGCCTGtgatctgtttgggttttgttttggggtttggttggtttgtttgatttCGTCTTTTTCAGTGACATCTGTCACAGTGAAAGCTTCCACTTGTCACAGAATTTCAAGAAACATTTAGCCTCTATTATCAGCTACTATTTGGAATGTTTAGTTGAGATGTGAATTACAGCTGCACAGCTGTTTGGTTCAACTTGATAGCAAAGGAATGTTTTGGTTTACAGACTCAAATAAGATAATTTTTCAGTGAGAATCTGAATTAGGaaatttggttttgtgttgggcAGAGAATTCAAAACTGATGTATAATTTACTGTAGTCTTAGAAGTTGGAAGGCTTTGTACTTTACAACAGATACTAATATCACTTTATTTTCTGTTACCCATTGCTAGAATACATTATCCAGCTAGCTGTGTTGAAGTGCATTGAAGTTAGACCCATTCTTTTTAGGAATGCTGCAACGTTGTATTTGGCTTTTTAAGAGAATGATCAACTTTGGAGATTGATGTACTACTTGGCAAGCCATCTGAGCTTTAAGAATGACGAGATTACCTTTTAACAATTGAAAGCATTGTGTAAttgcttctttgtttttttttttaaatgtagatAGCTGGTTTGTCCTCCCATAATGCTGAAACATATCTAAAAGTTATAACTACAAAAGGGCTGTGGATATCATTAAAGTCTGATAATGCTTAACATTCAAGATAAACTCAAGTTCAGAGTCTTATCTCAGGTATTTAATGTTGTTGATCATGCTGAAAAATTCCTGCTTTCTGACTCTGAATCTACAGGCAGCTTAGTATACTGTAAGAAGCTCCAATACAGGCCACCTCCAGCATTCTCCTACCCTGCATTCTGCCCCAAACTAATACTACAAGAAGTTTGGAGGTCTGCAGTGTTTTCAATTTACAGGCATACAAAGGGTGTCCAAGATCATAACATAGAATCTCATATGCTAAAAAATAATTACGGCCTCTACAGTTCCTGTTCTGCAAGGATTTGAATTCAGCGCGTGGGTATTCTATTATAAACTATGCTTATAGGTAATAGATACAGTGAAGAACTCTCTCTTCTGAAATATTAGTTCTCTGAATTCCTCTTCTTTTTGGAAATACTAATTCGTGTAAAGCAGATCAAGCACAAGTATTTCACAATATTTTTACTGTAATGTATCTAGAAGTTGGTGGAAGGCAGCTGGGATATAGGAAgacatttttatttgtttgtcttTTGGAACTGTGAGagcctctgcagactgaagtaTATGTAATGATAGAGAGATTTGAGAGCTGTACAGAGTGCAGACAACAAGCAAGTTACTCATTATTGATTTATCTGTCCTTCTAACACCTACCAATAGTGATATGAATCTCCCATAATTTATTCCCAAGTATGAATTTAGCAGCATTTATCTGACTTGGTAGAGACACAGAAAATGCTGCTACAAAGGATTTGATGTCTTTCTCCCCAGAAATCTCCAGTGTATGCTGAAGCGTTTGTTGTGATTCTTCTATTTAGAAAGAATGTTGTTTGAAAAGATGACCTTTCTGGGTTTGGTCAGACAGCCTTTATTATTATCAAAAGCTCATAATATTTGTAACTGTTCCTTCTGGTTTGACAAATTGAATTTCATTTTCTGAAAGGAAATTTCATTCTCCAAGGCCCTTTGCCCTATCAGTATGAAAATTttcatcagatttttttttgaggggggagagaggggaaagcacTTTTATTGGAGTGTAAACTTTTTAAAAACTCATAGTGATAATGTTCTAAGAACATATTTGTGTTGTGAAAAACTTaaactatcttttttttttttttagagccTCATTTATGACCAAGACTGTACAGTATCAGAATGAGCTGCATAAATTCCTAATCTGGGATACAGCTGGACAGGAGCGGGTGAGTAGAGACAGTAGTTGTGGTGATTGCTCTACATAGAGTTTGGGTTGCTTGTCAACCCTGCCCCTGAAAGCCACAAAGTGATGTGGGTTTATGATCTGTATGTATTAGAACATTTGTTTCTGTGCAGATTTCTATCAAGATATGGGTGCTGtaaatatgtttttatttctctttgttaTAATGGTTAAAGTACAGAGTTCAGGATGATTGCCTAAGAAGAGTAGTTCATAAAACAGAAGACTGGGTTTAGGTTAGCTGAAAGGAAATGTTATTTGAAAAGAGAACAAGACTGGGGCTAGGGAGGAGCCAGCAGCCGTCTCTAGCACCATTCCAATTGAGAGTTAAACATTCAGCTGGTGATGTGAGACTCAAAATGGATGCTCACATTGCATGGTACAGGTAATGCCCTGGTGCTGTAAAAACATAAAATTCCTAATATTGGCTTCAGTTCAGGGTTGTTAGTGTGAGTAGGATATGGCTTTAGGCTTCCAAAACCAGTGTTTCAAGCAGTGGTATGGATGACTAGTGGTCTTTTATTTTGTTAAGTTTTACTTCTCAAATCTGGTAGTATTAGAAACTACAAGAAATCTATTGTGAATTTTCAATTTGGTAATTTGGGGTTTTGGTCTCTGCAGTGTGTGGAGTTCTGAGGCGAGGCAACAAGCTTTCAAGAAAAGAAATAGCTGAAAGAAATCAGTTAATTTGCATGATTTTCACTTGGACTTTTTCAGGAAGACTTTGCTAGTTAATTTGCTTGTTTATGGGTTACTAGTAACAGCAGTGGAAATTACAGTAATGATACTAACAGTGCTTATTCTTGCAACTTCTTGATTAAATACTGTCAACTGTCAATTATTCCTGAGTAATTTTATTCATGAGGATGTGAGGTCACTGCAACAAAGGTAGACACCAGAGCTGGTGCCAATGAGAGTCGGTTTTATCAGGTTGGGTTATTACTTCAGGCAAATGAAGCTGTACTACTGTTCTGGATTGGCTCAAGAAACAGCCCTAACAAAAAGAACCAACTAAGCTTAAGatgcaaataaacaaaacctgtGTAAAGTCTCAGTCATCCCTTGAATTTTTGAAGCCATGGTGGAATTGACTTGCTAGGTTTTTAGCTTGGTAACAGCCTGGCTGGATAGAAAGCAACTCAAGTATAGCATTTCAGTGCTCTAGGTTTTGAATGGCAATTTATTTCCTTCCAGAAGCACCATATAAAGCAAACTTAACATTGTCAGGAATGTGCTGCAGGGATATGTCCAACAGTACTCATGTTATCAGAAATATCCAAGCCGTTCCCTTTCTAGCAATTAGCCAGTCAGCATTTGCTGTTCATAGTTTGGTTTAAGTGAACATCCTTGCCCATGCTAGGATGTTAATGCTGGAATGTGAATCTTCTGAAAGGCTGGTACTCTTAAACAGAAAGCTTTATAAACATGCTTGCCACAACTTGGCAGGAAACATCCATTACATTAGCATTCCAGCCTGTTCATTTTAACTGTATTTGTGAGCAATGGGAGAACGCTGTGATTCGAATTCAGCACACTGCAATCTGAGGAGGCATCTCTGTATATGATGAGCATGTCccttgtatttattttttgaCTTTGAGTGATACCTTCTtaattttctcttgttctgttgtgtGATAGCTTTTACTGAAATCAAAATAGGGAAGATGTCTTACCAGAGATCTGACCCAAGATCTGTGATACATGTCACACATTTGTTCCATGCATAGGAGAGGTCACTGTGAAGTCCTAATATAGGCAAGGAAACCAGTGAAATGGGAGCAAAGATACTTACTTTGAAATGGTGCCAATATCTTCATAGATGTTTCTCTCTTCAAGCCAGAACAGCATTATCATTTATAAATGATCTGTGTGTCTGCCTTACCCTGAAGTCTGTAGCACACAGTTTTCTGGTCATGCAACACATCTGGCCAAGAACTGTGTAAGGTATCCCCTCTGTGGTGATCTGGAATACCAGAATTGTCCACACAATTCTTGGAACTaaaatgtctctgctgagctATGATGTGTAATGCCCAGAATTAGTAATCTTGGCTTTCTGAAGAGCATTTGCTATTTTCCACTTCAAAGCCCAGCAGCAAATACTTCTgcactgggcagccccttcTTCTAAATGGCTTTGGGTAGTGGCAGGCCAGCTTCACTCCAAAGGTGGAAATGTGCACTAATTCACATCACACAGCTCATTTCCCTATACACACATGCCTTATTTCTCCTCTCATTTCTTCTACCCTGAATAAAGCTGGTGGGAAATTACTTAGAGCAATTACAATTTTTGCCTTCTTACCTAACACTTTTGACAGCTTCTCTGGATTATTATATTGTCGTCTTAATAATTCTGTCAAAACACAAACTAGAGGCTGGCAGGCAAGCTGGAGTCTTTGGAAAAATAGCAAAAGGAAAATTCAGTGTTTCTGGTAACATCTGTTTTGTTAATGTATTTTTATCTGCTGACTGCTCTTAGGTGGAAAAAAGTATCTAAGTGTTAGCAGGCAGGAAATGAGAGTAATACAGAATGAGCAAGTGAAAGTTGGTTTATTCCCAATGTAAATAGTCAAATAATCAAAAAGCCAGGTCACAGCCAGTCCAACTGGTGGTTTACCAAATATATTTCACTTTACATTTCACTGCttcagaggaagagagggattATGTCCCAACATAAACTGAATGCCTGCCCATGCTTTTATTTCCcactaataaatatttttatattcCAATTTTTGTGTTCAAAATCATGTTTTCAAAACAGAATTTGAGAGCCAAATGTAGATGGTCTGGAATTCTGCTTTATAGCAAGATTTTTGATTTATAATATTCCTCTCAGTTGAACTATCTTAAGGAAATTGGTCTTTTATTAGAACTAAATAAGCCTTTATGAGAAACTGCATTCTGTGcgtgtttttggtttttttcttttatccaTAAGATGCACAAAAGCTCTAAATCACATATGCTCACATCAAAGCAATACCTGCAGTTTGCTCTGTGCTTTCAGTGAGAGCTTTGGTTGCTAGATTACTTATTTGGTTCTTTTTAAACCGATGGAATATCACATGGTTTCTAAGAATGCCTGACCAATATTTTTGGTGCAGTAATCATGTGCTCTCACTTTCTTCAGTCCTGGATTCATAATACTCTGCATATGCAAAGGTGGAGGCTTGGTTTATACCCTGCAAATATGCCAACTCAATGTGCCTGGTAGAGGTTTAATTCTGAAAAGTATAATGAAGTTAGTATAGCTTTTTGCTATCTCATGGGTTCCTTTACAGGTCTTTTTGCAACAAATCATGCAGCTGTGGGATTTTGCTGGTTTTAGTTGTAAATGTACTTGTAACTTTTGCAGAAAAACTGAAGCAAAATCCATGAAGCCATGAGTTAGATTATGAAGAAACCACCACTTTCAGCATAAAGTAGTGCCATGTCTGATTTTTGGGGCTAGAGGCTGACACCAACCTCTAAACATTTCAGACTGGCAGCATCACATATGAGTCATCTTGGAATTGCTCTTTGTCCAAAAGTGTGAATGTCTCAAAGAAAAAGCAGACAGTTCAGTTTTGACAATTTTCTTCTTGCTTGATGTGTGAAGTTGAGCACACATGCTGTGGGTTTGTGTCTGTAAGTAATCTACATGCTTTTGAATTGACAGATTCTAATCTAGTCAGAATAAGGTCAAGTTTGGCTTCCTGCTTCTTTcagtaggtgtggtgctgattTATTGAACTATTTATTGGTTGGCATTACTTTCATGGAAGTTTTTCTACTCAattgcacagcctctctgtaaTGGTAACGGAAGTTCCACTAACACGGACTTTAAAACTACTTTTCACTTTCTTCAGGAATAATAAACTTGTGGAGTTCATTGGAAGATCAGATTAATAGGTATGCTCTCTCTTTCAGTTTCGTGCTTTAGCCCCGATGTATTACAGAGGATCAGCAGCAGCCATTATAGTCTATGACATCACAAAAGAGGTAAGGAATTTGTTCTTGACTGAGCATTATAATTTCtgttgtgtgtggttttttttttttctgtcctagGCCAGGCCTGACTCTTAATTGCCTCTGCTTTTTGTCCTTTCCACATCAGGAAACTTTCTCAACGTTGAAGAATTGGGTGAAGGAGCTTCGGCAGCATGGACCTCCAAACATCGTTGTAGCTATTGCAGGAAATAAATGTGATCTTAATGATGTAAGGTAAATAACTGTTGACAGTTTAGAGGTTTTCCCTTCATCTCCTAGTGCTCAATACTTTAAGATTTTAAAGCAAGTGATTGAGCAATTTAAGCTGTTCTGCGCTAGCTCTGTAGTTTCACAAAGGGTCTAAGCTGTTTCTACTGTTAAATTTGGTTAATCTGCCCCTGGACAGTTTTGTCCACGTTCTCTTTTGCATTGGTGTGAGTGCATGTGTGATTGGGCAGTAAATTGGGCTGTAAAATGGATCCAGATTAAAACTAAACATTTAAAATAGGGAAAAATGGTCCAAATGTATTTGTCTTTCTCACACCATGAATACTTGCTGGCACAACGGAGGTGGGATAGCACGGCTAGGAATGAGCAGTTTACAGGGAGACAGGATTACCTTTTCGAGTGGGAAGGCCAAGTTACACAATCCCCAACTGCTTATAAAACTACAGTGTAATACAAGCTGTTTACCTCACTTTCTAAGAAGTACTCCTGTCAGTCACTGGCacctcatttttattttttttgttttagaaAAACATCAAAACTGTTGGAATGCATTGTGTAAGTTTTTTCTGACTTGCTTGTTCAGGTGCCTTCTTTCACTGCTT
The window above is part of the Pogoniulus pusillus isolate bPogPus1 chromosome 29, bPogPus1.pri, whole genome shotgun sequence genome. Proteins encoded here:
- the RAB22A gene encoding ras-related protein Rab-22A isoform X1, which codes for MALRELKVCLLGDTGVGKSSIVWRFVEDSFDPNINPTIGASFMTKTVQYQNELHKFLIWDTAGQERFRALAPMYYRGSAAAIIVYDITKEETFSTLKNWVKELRQHGPPNIVVAIAGNKCDLNDVREVMEKDAKDYADSIHAIFVETSAKNAININELFIEISRRIPSTDTNPPSSGKGFKLRRQPSVTKRSCC
- the RAB22A gene encoding ras-related protein Rab-22A isoform X2 is translated as MKVFEDTGVGKSSIVWRFVEDSFDPNINPTIGASFMTKTVQYQNELHKFLIWDTAGQERFRALAPMYYRGSAAAIIVYDITKEETFSTLKNWVKELRQHGPPNIVVAIAGNKCDLNDVREVMEKDAKDYADSIHAIFVETSAKNAININELFIEISRRIPSTDTNPPSSGKGFKLRRQPSVTKRSCC